From Cellulosimicrobium cellulans, the proteins below share one genomic window:
- the urtC gene encoding urea ABC transporter permease subunit UrtC produces the protein MSAVTTGSTSRLTALYRSSRARVIVGFAVAAVLLFAVAPATLSTFRLGLLGKFLCLAMVAVGIGLAWGRGGMLTLGQGVFFGLGAYIMAMHLKLADAGPDGVPDFMMLYGSGEVPGWWEPFRSPVVTILAIAVVPAGLAALLGFAVFTRRVRGAYFAILSQALAAAFAILLIGQQATTGGTNGLNGFRSFFGYDLADPVNKRMLFFIAAGALLVMVAIARQLMVSRFGELLVAVRDQENRVRFLGYDPAKVKVVAYAVAAFMAAVGGALFVPIVGIISPADVGVVPSIGFLIGVAIGGRATLLGPVLGSIAVSWAQTSLSETFPSGWIYAQGALFILVVAFLPGGLAELFTRWRRSRPGAVPDGGAPAPAGGGASDGSHPGATRTGEPGTGDPTTEAPTAVDHDPATTGRTA, from the coding sequence ATGAGCGCCGTCACCACCGGGAGCACGTCCCGGCTCACCGCCCTGTACCGTTCCTCGCGCGCCCGCGTGATCGTCGGGTTCGCCGTCGCGGCGGTCCTGCTGTTCGCCGTCGCGCCCGCGACGCTCTCCACGTTCCGCCTCGGCCTGCTCGGCAAGTTCCTGTGCCTCGCGATGGTCGCGGTCGGCATCGGCCTCGCGTGGGGCCGGGGTGGGATGCTCACGCTCGGGCAGGGCGTGTTCTTCGGCCTCGGCGCGTACATCATGGCGATGCACCTCAAGCTCGCGGACGCCGGACCGGACGGCGTACCGGACTTCATGATGCTGTACGGCTCGGGCGAGGTGCCGGGCTGGTGGGAGCCGTTCCGGTCGCCGGTCGTGACGATCCTCGCCATCGCGGTCGTGCCCGCGGGCCTCGCCGCGCTGCTCGGGTTCGCCGTCTTCACGCGGCGCGTGCGCGGCGCGTACTTCGCGATCCTCTCGCAGGCGCTCGCCGCGGCGTTCGCCATCCTGCTCATCGGGCAGCAGGCGACGACGGGCGGCACCAACGGGCTCAACGGGTTCCGGTCGTTCTTCGGGTACGACCTCGCCGACCCCGTGAACAAGCGCATGCTCTTCTTCATCGCCGCCGGCGCCCTGCTCGTCATGGTCGCGATCGCGCGCCAGCTCATGGTGTCCCGGTTCGGCGAGCTGCTCGTCGCCGTGCGCGACCAGGAGAACCGCGTGCGGTTCCTCGGCTACGACCCGGCGAAGGTCAAGGTCGTCGCGTACGCCGTCGCGGCGTTCATGGCGGCGGTGGGCGGCGCGCTGTTCGTGCCGATCGTCGGGATCATCTCGCCGGCGGACGTGGGCGTCGTGCCGTCGATCGGGTTCCTCATCGGCGTTGCGATCGGCGGCCGGGCCACCCTGCTCGGTCCCGTGCTGGGCTCGATCGCGGTGAGCTGGGCGCAGACGAGCCTGTCCGAGACGTTCCCGTCCGGCTGGATCTACGCGCAGGGCGCGCTCTTCATCCTCGTCGTCGCGTTCCTGCCCGGCGGGCTCGCCGAGCTGTTCACGCGGTGGCGTCGCTCGCGCCCGGGTGCGGTGCCCGACGGCGGCGCACCCGCCCCGGCGGGTGGAGGAGCCTCGGACGGGAGCCACCCGGGCGCGACGCGCACGGGCGAGCCGGGCACCGGCGACCCGACCACCGAGGCGCCGACCGCCGTCGACCACGACCCCGCGACCACCGGGAGGACCGCATGA
- the uca gene encoding urea carboxylase, with protein sequence MAATLLVANRGEIACRVLRSARELGLRTVAVHSDPDRGARHVRLADEAVRIGPAPVAASYDDGRRLLDAALASGADVLHPGYGFRAEDAAFAAAVEAAGVAFAGPTPEQLRVLGDKARARALAQECGLRVLPGSPVLGGLEDALGWAEEIGFPLVLKDAGGGGGTGVHVCRDAAGLAAAWRRESSRPGSSGRLFVERHVDTARHLEVQLFGDGAGRVVSLGDRDCSLQRRHQKVVEVAPAPGIDPGVRAALHDGARRLAARVGLRSAATLEALLDVGSGEVTFLEVNPRIQVEHTVTEEVTGVDLVAWMLRLALGDATVLDEVPPSGPAVRGVAAQARVYAEDVRHGRPVAGTLARLDLPSAGAGTDVRVETGAAAGDELGPDADPLLAKVVVPAASHERAVAGLRTALGDVRVDGVPTNVSLLRAALDDAAVVAGSATTTTLATVRDPEPWVDVLDPGVLTTVQDWPGRTGYWGVGIPPSGPMDDLSFRTGNRALGNPEGAAGLECTLTGPTLRFSHAATVCVTGAPAPVTVDGGPVRQWEPVTVPAGGVLAVGAPHAVGLRTYVLVAGGLDVPAYLGSASTFVLGAVGGPAGRALVAGDALHPRDLGPGSGGRPGEPVPPGLGAAGAVPSDARPRMGHSWELAVTTGPQSAALTAAALGRLRTSWWRVLPHADRTGVRLAGPPLTWVRPDGGDAGLHPSNVLDNPYSVGALNVSGDMPILLGPDGPSLGGFVCALTVVAGSRWKLGQMRPGDVVRFVTVHDDGADRLRRDDAARAAARVPTEVRAVRRRDTGAFAGDDLRPADGPTSRAVRRPAVRYLRGGDDAVLVEYDGGAGIDLHDRLRVHALASGLGAAAPRGVLDVTPGVRTLHLHVDPETLPVTRLVGLLRELEEDLPASDEIEVPSRVLRLPLSWDDPAIREAVERYAAGVRSDAPWLPSNVDFVRRANGLASVEDVRRTVLDAEYLVLGLGDVYLGAPLAVPVDPRHRLLTTKYTPARTWTPSDAVGLGGAFLCVYGMASPGGYQLVGRTVPVWSAHAQRPPFRPGVPWLFRYFDRIVWEPVDPDELSERRAAARAGVLEVPVEDGVFSGREHAALLAREADDIAAVAAARRAAFGREAAAWAEAGELVGSAARATARGGPDGGAHDTDEDPADLDDPARVVLRAPLGGVVWRVEARPGRSVTEGAPVVVLEAMKLELPVLAPSDGTVVDVRVRPGDHVRAGDGLAVVHLEA encoded by the coding sequence ATGGCTGCCACGCTGCTCGTCGCGAACCGCGGCGAGATCGCCTGCCGCGTGCTCCGCAGCGCGCGGGAGCTCGGGCTGCGCACGGTCGCGGTGCACTCCGACCCGGACCGTGGAGCGCGGCACGTCCGGCTCGCCGACGAGGCGGTGCGGATCGGCCCGGCGCCGGTCGCCGCGTCGTACGACGACGGGCGGCGGCTCCTCGACGCGGCGCTCGCCTCGGGCGCGGACGTCCTGCACCCGGGCTACGGCTTCCGTGCGGAGGACGCCGCCTTCGCCGCAGCCGTCGAGGCCGCGGGCGTCGCGTTCGCCGGCCCGACGCCCGAGCAGCTCCGCGTGCTCGGTGACAAGGCCCGCGCCCGCGCGCTCGCGCAGGAGTGCGGACTGCGGGTGCTGCCGGGGTCGCCGGTGCTCGGCGGCCTCGAGGACGCGCTCGGGTGGGCGGAGGAGATCGGCTTCCCGCTCGTGCTCAAGGACGCCGGTGGCGGGGGCGGGACCGGCGTGCACGTGTGCCGCGACGCGGCGGGCCTCGCCGCGGCGTGGCGGCGGGAGTCGTCGCGCCCCGGCTCCTCGGGGCGGTTGTTCGTCGAGCGGCACGTCGACACGGCGCGACACCTCGAGGTGCAGCTCTTCGGTGACGGTGCGGGCCGGGTCGTCTCGCTCGGGGACCGGGACTGCTCGCTCCAGCGCCGTCACCAGAAGGTCGTCGAGGTCGCGCCCGCGCCCGGCATCGACCCCGGCGTCCGGGCGGCCCTGCACGACGGCGCCCGTCGCCTCGCGGCGCGGGTCGGGCTCCGTTCGGCCGCGACGCTGGAGGCGCTCCTCGACGTCGGTTCCGGTGAGGTCACGTTCCTCGAGGTGAACCCGCGGATCCAGGTCGAGCACACGGTGACCGAGGAGGTCACCGGTGTCGACCTGGTGGCCTGGATGCTGCGCCTCGCGCTCGGCGACGCGACCGTGCTCGACGAGGTGCCGCCGTCGGGCCCCGCCGTCCGGGGGGTGGCGGCGCAGGCGCGCGTCTACGCCGAGGACGTGCGCCACGGCCGACCCGTCGCGGGCACGCTCGCGCGGCTCGACCTTCCGAGCGCGGGCGCCGGGACGGACGTCCGCGTCGAGACCGGTGCTGCCGCGGGCGACGAGCTCGGTCCCGACGCCGACCCGCTGCTCGCGAAGGTCGTCGTGCCCGCGGCGTCGCACGAGCGCGCGGTCGCGGGGCTGCGCACCGCGCTGGGTGACGTGCGCGTCGACGGCGTCCCCACGAACGTCTCGCTGCTGCGCGCGGCGCTCGACGACGCTGCCGTCGTCGCGGGCTCGGCGACGACCACCACGCTCGCCACGGTGCGTGACCCCGAGCCCTGGGTCGACGTGCTCGACCCGGGCGTCCTCACGACGGTGCAGGACTGGCCGGGACGCACCGGGTACTGGGGCGTGGGCATCCCGCCGTCTGGCCCCATGGACGACCTGTCGTTCCGCACCGGCAACCGCGCGCTCGGCAACCCCGAGGGCGCGGCGGGGCTCGAGTGCACCCTCACCGGCCCGACCCTGCGCTTCTCGCACGCGGCGACGGTGTGCGTCACGGGGGCGCCGGCGCCCGTGACGGTCGACGGCGGGCCCGTGCGGCAGTGGGAGCCCGTCACCGTCCCCGCGGGCGGCGTGCTCGCCGTGGGTGCGCCGCACGCCGTCGGGCTGCGGACGTACGTGCTCGTGGCCGGCGGTCTGGACGTCCCGGCGTACCTGGGGTCGGCGTCGACCTTCGTCCTCGGTGCCGTCGGCGGCCCGGCCGGGCGCGCGCTCGTCGCGGGCGACGCGCTGCACCCTCGTGACCTCGGTCCCGGGTCGGGGGGTCGGCCGGGCGAGCCGGTGCCTCCCGGGCTCGGCGCGGCGGGTGCCGTGCCATCCGATGCCCGACCCCGGATGGGGCACTCGTGGGAGCTCGCCGTGACGACGGGACCGCAGTCCGCGGCGCTCACCGCCGCCGCGCTCGGGCGGCTGCGGACGTCGTGGTGGCGGGTGCTGCCGCACGCGGACCGCACCGGGGTGCGGCTCGCCGGGCCGCCGCTGACGTGGGTGCGGCCCGACGGCGGGGACGCGGGGCTGCACCCGTCCAACGTGCTCGACAACCCGTACTCGGTGGGGGCGCTGAACGTCAGCGGAGACATGCCGATCCTGCTCGGACCGGACGGGCCGAGCCTCGGCGGCTTCGTGTGCGCGCTCACCGTCGTCGCCGGCTCCCGGTGGAAGCTCGGGCAGATGCGGCCGGGCGACGTCGTGCGGTTCGTGACCGTCCACGACGACGGCGCCGACCGGCTGCGTCGCGACGACGCCGCCCGGGCGGCCGCGCGCGTCCCCACCGAGGTGCGCGCCGTCCGGCGCCGTGACACCGGGGCGTTCGCCGGCGACGACCTTCGCCCGGCGGACGGGCCGACGTCGCGTGCCGTCCGCCGGCCCGCGGTCCGCTACCTGCGCGGCGGCGACGACGCGGTGCTCGTGGAGTACGACGGCGGAGCGGGGATCGACCTGCACGACCGGCTGCGCGTGCACGCCCTGGCGAGCGGTCTCGGGGCCGCGGCCCCGCGGGGCGTGCTCGACGTGACTCCGGGCGTCCGCACGCTCCACCTGCACGTCGACCCCGAGACCCTGCCCGTGACACGGCTCGTCGGGCTGCTGCGCGAGCTGGAGGAGGACCTGCCGGCGAGCGACGAGATCGAGGTGCCGAGCCGCGTGCTCCGCCTGCCGCTGAGCTGGGACGACCCCGCGATCCGGGAGGCCGTCGAGCGGTACGCGGCCGGGGTCCGTTCCGACGCGCCGTGGCTGCCGTCCAACGTCGACTTCGTCCGGCGGGCCAACGGGCTCGCGAGCGTCGAGGACGTGCGGCGCACCGTCCTCGACGCCGAGTACCTCGTGCTCGGGCTCGGGGACGTGTACCTGGGCGCGCCGCTCGCCGTGCCGGTGGACCCGCGACACCGCCTGCTCACCACGAAGTACACCCCGGCGCGCACCTGGACGCCGTCGGACGCCGTCGGGCTCGGCGGGGCGTTCCTCTGCGTGTACGGCATGGCGAGTCCCGGGGGCTACCAGCTCGTGGGCCGGACCGTCCCGGTCTGGTCGGCGCACGCGCAGCGCCCGCCGTTCCGCCCGGGCGTCCCGTGGCTGTTCCGGTACTTCGACCGGATCGTGTGGGAGCCGGTCGACCCGGACGAGCTCTCCGAGCGCCGCGCGGCCGCCCGGGCGGGGGTCCTGGAGGTCCCGGTCGAGGACGGCGTGTTCTCCGGCCGGGAGCACGCCGCGCTCCTCGCGCGGGAGGCGGACGACATCGCGGCGGTGGCGGCGGCGCGCCGCGCCGCGTTCGGGCGCGAAGCCGCGGCCTGGGCGGAGGCGGGCGAGCTCGTCGGGTCGGCCGCGCGCGCGACCGCGCGCGGCGGACCCGACGGCGGTGCGCACGACACCGACGAGGACCCCGCCGACCTCGACGACCCGGCGCGCGTCGTGCTGCGCGCCCCGCTGGGTGGTGTCGTGTGGCGCGTGGAGGCGCGGCCGGGACGGTCCGTCACGGAGGGGGCACCCGTGGTCGTGCTCGAGGCGATGAAGCTCGAGCTGCCCGTCCTGGCGCCGTCCGACGGCACCGTCGTCGACGTCCGCGTGCGCCCGGGCGACCACGTGCGCGCCGGCGACGGGCTCGCCGTCGTGCACCTCGAGGCGTGA
- a CDS encoding WXG100 family type VII secretion target, whose translation MSRYEVDSARVAQASAAVNGSVTAIRAEVGAMMRHLTDLQASWRGGAATSFTGVMTQWQTTQHQVELALDDITAALGAAAQTYADAESQASRLFTTR comes from the coding sequence ATGAGCCGTTACGAGGTCGACAGCGCACGCGTGGCTCAGGCGAGCGCGGCGGTGAACGGGTCGGTCACGGCGATCCGGGCCGAGGTCGGGGCCATGATGCGCCACCTCACGGACCTGCAGGCGTCGTGGCGCGGCGGTGCGGCGACGTCGTTCACGGGCGTGATGACGCAGTGGCAGACCACGCAGCACCAGGTCGAGCTCGCGCTCGACGACATCACGGCGGCGCTCGGCGCGGCCGCCCAGACCTATGCGGACGCCGAGTCGCAGGCCTCGCGACTGTTCACGACGCGCTAG
- the urtD gene encoding urea ABC transporter ATP-binding protein UrtD: MTTQPTGPASGSGPEAAGAAVLETGVAGDGLDLEAAQSVLGVDDSRFRHDYLEVRGLRVEFDGFVAVQGVDLTVTAGDLRFLIGPNGAGKTTIVDAITGLAKASGSVQFGGVDLLGRKTHRIARAGVGRTFQTASVFEELSVLQNLDIAAGARRGPLTLLRRRSGTPEAVEQALETVGLAHLRDVQAGILAHGQKQWLEIGMLLVQDARLLLLDEPVAGMSQAEREQTGELLQRIGAQRTVVVVEHDMEFLRAFASSVTVLHLGQVLAEGTYAEVQADPRVQEVYLGSAGATRGARRRATTNAEEA; this comes from the coding sequence ATGACCACGCAACCCACGGGACCGGCGTCCGGCTCGGGCCCCGAGGCGGCGGGTGCCGCCGTCCTCGAGACCGGCGTCGCGGGCGACGGGCTCGACCTGGAGGCCGCGCAGTCCGTCCTCGGCGTCGACGACTCGCGCTTCCGGCACGACTACCTCGAGGTCCGCGGCCTGCGCGTCGAGTTCGACGGGTTCGTCGCCGTCCAGGGCGTCGACCTCACCGTCACCGCAGGGGACCTCCGGTTCCTCATCGGGCCCAACGGGGCGGGCAAGACGACGATCGTGGACGCGATCACGGGTCTCGCCAAGGCGTCGGGATCGGTGCAGTTCGGCGGGGTCGACCTGCTCGGCAGGAAGACGCACCGCATCGCCCGCGCGGGCGTCGGGCGCACGTTCCAGACGGCGAGCGTGTTCGAGGAGCTCAGCGTCCTGCAGAACCTCGACATCGCGGCGGGTGCACGGCGCGGTCCGCTCACGCTGCTCCGGCGGCGCAGCGGGACACCCGAGGCCGTCGAGCAGGCGCTCGAGACCGTCGGGCTCGCGCACCTGCGCGACGTCCAGGCGGGCATCCTCGCGCACGGGCAGAAGCAGTGGCTCGAGATCGGGATGCTGCTCGTCCAGGACGCCCGGCTGCTGCTGCTCGACGAGCCCGTCGCGGGCATGAGCCAGGCCGAGCGCGAGCAGACGGGCGAGCTGCTCCAGCGTATCGGCGCCCAGCGGACGGTCGTCGTCGTCGAGCACGACATGGAGTTCCTGCGGGCGTTCGCGTCCTCGGTGACCGTGCTGCACCTGGGCCAGGTGCTCGCCGAGGGCACGTACGCCGAGGTCCAGGCCGACCCGCGCGTCCAGGAGGTCTACCTGGGCAGCGCCGGCGCGACCCGCGGCGCACGGCGGCGCGCCACCACGAACGCCGAGGAGGCATGA
- the urtA gene encoding urea ABC transporter substrate-binding protein, translating to MTPTRATTRLAPAAALVALALTLTACGAKTETGDGAGAATSAAESCVDTSGDTVKIGFLNSLSGTMAISEQTVADSLALAAEEINADGGVLGKQLEIVQEDGQSEPTVFAEKAEKLITSDCVAAVFGGWTSASRKAMLPVFEAQDSLLFYPVQYEGLESSPNIFYTGATTNQQIVPALDYLKEQGVESIFLVGSDYVFPRTANKIINAYAEANGIEVLGEEYAPLGHTDFSTIVNKVKSAGADAVFNTLNGDSNVAFFKEYKNAGLGPDTMPVVSVSIAEEEVGGVGVENVEGQLTAWNYYQTIDSPENATFVEAFQAKYGADRVTSDPMEAAYTSLYLWKGMVEKAESFDVADVQEAADGVTFDAPEGSVTVNGDNHHIAKTALIGKIGPDGLIYTEWSSGEPIEPDPYLEGYDWAEGLS from the coding sequence GTGACACCTACACGCGCCACGACCCGTCTCGCCCCGGCTGCCGCTCTCGTCGCCCTCGCGCTCACGCTCACCGCGTGCGGCGCGAAGACGGAGACCGGCGACGGCGCGGGCGCCGCGACCAGCGCCGCCGAGAGCTGCGTCGACACGTCCGGCGACACCGTCAAGATCGGCTTCCTCAACTCGCTCTCCGGCACCATGGCGATCTCCGAGCAGACCGTCGCCGACTCGCTCGCCCTCGCGGCGGAGGAGATCAACGCCGACGGCGGCGTGCTCGGCAAGCAGCTCGAGATCGTCCAGGAGGACGGCCAGTCCGAGCCCACCGTCTTCGCCGAGAAGGCGGAGAAGCTCATCACGAGCGACTGCGTCGCCGCGGTGTTCGGCGGCTGGACCTCCGCGTCGCGCAAGGCGATGCTCCCCGTCTTCGAGGCCCAGGACTCGCTGCTGTTCTACCCGGTCCAGTACGAGGGCCTGGAGTCGTCGCCCAACATCTTCTACACCGGCGCGACGACCAACCAGCAGATCGTCCCCGCGCTCGACTACCTCAAGGAGCAGGGCGTCGAGTCGATCTTCCTCGTCGGGTCCGACTACGTCTTCCCGCGCACGGCGAACAAGATCATCAACGCCTACGCGGAGGCGAACGGCATCGAGGTCCTCGGCGAGGAGTACGCGCCGCTCGGCCACACCGACTTCTCCACGATCGTCAACAAGGTGAAGTCCGCCGGTGCCGACGCCGTGTTCAACACGCTCAACGGCGACTCCAACGTCGCGTTCTTCAAGGAGTACAAGAACGCCGGGCTCGGCCCGGACACCATGCCCGTCGTGTCGGTGTCGATCGCGGAGGAGGAGGTGGGCGGCGTCGGCGTCGAGAACGTCGAGGGCCAGCTCACCGCCTGGAACTACTACCAGACCATCGACAGCCCGGAGAACGCCACGTTCGTCGAGGCGTTCCAGGCGAAGTACGGCGCCGACCGCGTGACGTCGGACCCGATGGAGGCCGCGTACACGTCGCTGTACCTGTGGAAGGGCATGGTCGAGAAGGCCGAGTCGTTCGACGTCGCCGACGTCCAGGAGGCCGCCGACGGCGTGACCTTCGACGCGCCGGAGGGCTCCGTCACCGTGAACGGCGACAACCACCACATCGCCAAGACCGCGCTCATCGGCAAGATCGGCCCCGACGGCCTCATCTACACCGAGTGGAGCTCGGGCGAGCCGATCGAGCCCGACCCGTACCTCGAGGGCTACGACTGGGCCGAGGGCCTCTCCTGA
- a CDS encoding GntR family transcriptional regulator, translating into MDIVTAPEPAATSLRDAVYTRLRAEILNGRVDPRERLTEPKLSRRFEVSRTPVREALSRLLSDGLIQRTDFGYAVVVPSLAELRDLYELRVTLELRGVERIIENTELHYDTDALRDELGRWVELRGAPPEPDPSFVLLDERFHTVLSRAAGNERLTEALVEVNEKVRAVRMYDFVESERIRITIDEHIEILELALADRLPEARAALHLHVGESLAVVMERAARALSRMALAG; encoded by the coding sequence ATGGACATCGTGACCGCGCCGGAACCCGCCGCGACCTCGCTGCGCGACGCCGTCTACACGCGGTTGCGCGCCGAGATCCTCAACGGCCGGGTGGACCCGCGCGAGCGGCTCACCGAGCCCAAGCTGAGCCGGCGGTTCGAGGTGTCGCGCACGCCCGTGCGCGAGGCGCTGTCCCGGCTCCTGTCCGACGGGCTCATCCAGCGCACCGACTTCGGGTACGCGGTCGTCGTGCCGAGCCTCGCCGAGCTGCGCGACCTGTACGAGCTGCGCGTGACCCTCGAGCTGCGCGGCGTCGAGCGCATCATCGAGAACACCGAGCTGCACTACGACACCGACGCCCTGCGCGACGAGCTCGGCCGGTGGGTCGAGCTCCGCGGCGCACCGCCGGAGCCCGACCCGAGCTTCGTGCTCCTCGACGAGCGCTTCCACACCGTGCTGTCCCGCGCCGCGGGCAACGAGCGACTGACCGAGGCGCTCGTCGAGGTCAACGAGAAGGTGCGCGCCGTGCGCATGTACGACTTCGTCGAGTCCGAGCGCATCCGCATCACCATCGACGAGCACATCGAGATCCTCGAGCTCGCGCTCGCCGACCGCCTCCCCGAGGCCCGCGCCGCGCTCCACCTGCACGTCGGCGAGTCGCTCGCCGTCGTCATGGAACGCGCGGCACGCGCGCTCTCCCGCATGGCCCTCGCCGGCTGA
- the urtB gene encoding urea ABC transporter permease subunit UrtB, translating into MDVLFSQLFAGLSLGSVLLLAALGLALTFGQMGVINMAHGEFMMAGAYTAFVVQGVVGNAGVSLLVSLPLGFLVGGLLGLLLEATLIHRMYKRPLDTLLVTWGVALVLQQVARDVFGAPNVDVRAPAWLSGAVDLFGLAVPKTRVFILALAVVAVVALAVVLKVTPLGRRIRAVVQNRDLAEASGVSTRTTDRLTFFIGSGLAGIAGVALTLLGSVGPTLGTSYIVDAFLVVVAGGIGQIKGTVIAAFALGLLQATFEYSTTASIAKVLVFVVIVVFLQVRPQGLVSVRTRSLA; encoded by the coding sequence ATGGATGTGCTGTTCTCGCAGCTCTTCGCGGGACTGAGCCTCGGCTCCGTCCTGCTCCTCGCCGCCCTCGGGCTGGCGCTCACGTTCGGCCAGATGGGCGTCATCAACATGGCGCACGGCGAGTTCATGATGGCGGGCGCCTACACGGCGTTCGTCGTGCAGGGGGTCGTCGGGAACGCCGGCGTCTCGCTGCTCGTGTCGCTGCCGCTCGGGTTCCTCGTCGGCGGCCTGCTCGGCCTGCTCCTCGAGGCGACGCTCATCCACCGCATGTACAAGCGGCCGCTCGACACGCTCCTCGTCACGTGGGGCGTCGCGCTCGTGCTGCAGCAGGTCGCGCGCGACGTGTTCGGCGCCCCGAACGTGGACGTCCGCGCGCCGGCCTGGCTGAGCGGTGCCGTCGACCTGTTCGGCCTGGCCGTGCCGAAGACACGCGTGTTCATCCTCGCGCTCGCCGTCGTCGCGGTCGTCGCGCTGGCGGTCGTGCTCAAGGTGACGCCGCTCGGGCGGCGGATCCGCGCCGTCGTGCAGAACCGTGACCTCGCGGAGGCCAGCGGCGTCTCCACGCGGACCACGGACCGCCTGACCTTCTTCATCGGCTCGGGCCTCGCCGGGATCGCGGGCGTCGCGCTCACGCTCCTCGGGTCCGTCGGCCCGACGCTCGGCACGAGCTACATCGTCGACGCGTTCCTCGTCGTCGTCGCGGGCGGCATCGGGCAGATCAAGGGCACGGTCATCGCGGCGTTCGCGCTCGGGCTGCTGCAGGCGACGTTCGAGTACTCCACGACGGCGAGCATCGCCAAGGTGCTCGTGTTCGTCGTCATCGTCGTCTTCCTCCAGGTGCGACCCCAGGGCCTCGTGTCGGTCCGGACGAGGAGCCTTGCATGA
- the urtE gene encoding urea ABC transporter ATP-binding subunit UrtE, whose product MLELTGLHAGYGRTMVLHGVDLTVPAGGVAAVLGHNGAGKTTLLRTALGLLRARSGSVVLDGEDVTRLPTHQRVRRGLAYVPQGQQSFGDLTARENLQLVADTSREGPRRLDEALDLFPALRGLLGRRAGLLSGGQRQQLAIARALITGPRVLVLDEPTEGIQPSVVTEIEDAILTLTDAGGLSVLLVEQHVGFALGAARDYVVLQSGRVTSRGSGGEAAEESVRAAMAV is encoded by the coding sequence ATGCTCGAGCTCACCGGACTGCACGCGGGCTACGGCCGGACCATGGTGCTGCACGGCGTCGACCTCACCGTCCCGGCGGGCGGCGTCGCCGCCGTGCTGGGGCACAACGGCGCCGGCAAGACGACGCTCCTGCGGACCGCGCTCGGGCTGCTCAGGGCCCGGTCGGGGAGCGTCGTGCTCGACGGCGAGGACGTCACCCGGCTGCCGACCCACCAGCGGGTGCGGCGCGGCCTCGCGTACGTGCCGCAGGGGCAGCAGTCGTTCGGCGACCTCACGGCACGCGAGAACCTCCAGCTCGTCGCCGACACGTCGCGCGAGGGGCCGCGGCGCCTCGACGAGGCGCTCGACCTGTTCCCGGCCCTGCGCGGGCTGCTCGGGCGGCGCGCCGGACTGCTGTCCGGCGGGCAGCGCCAGCAGCTCGCCATCGCGCGCGCCCTCATCACCGGACCGCGCGTGCTCGTCCTCGACGAGCCGACGGAAGGCATCCAGCCGTCCGTCGTCACGGAGATCGAGGACGCGATCCTCACCCTCACCGACGCCGGCGGGCTCTCGGTGCTGCTCGTCGAGCAGCACGTCGGGTTCGCGCTCGGCGCCGCGCGCGACTACGTCGTCCTGCAGTCCGGGCGCGTGACGAGCCGCGGGTCGGGCGGCGAGGCGGCCGAGGAGAGCGTCCGTGCGGCGATGGCCGTGTAG